A window of Corallococcus macrosporus DSM 14697 contains these coding sequences:
- the yajC gene encoding preprotein translocase subunit YajC has product MAESFLILAQAGGGNPLGTLGFLVILVGIMYFVMIRPQQKQLKEHRALLSALKKGDEVVTSGGILGKIHLVDERTVTLEVASGVRIRVLKTAISAKGMVAEAAASAAAAAEKKEEK; this is encoded by the coding sequence GTGGCTGAGAGCTTTCTGATTCTGGCGCAGGCCGGCGGTGGCAATCCGCTGGGCACCCTGGGCTTCCTGGTCATCCTGGTGGGCATCATGTACTTCGTGATGATCCGCCCCCAGCAGAAGCAGTTGAAGGAGCACCGTGCGCTCCTCTCCGCGCTGAAGAAGGGTGATGAGGTCGTCACTTCCGGGGGCATCCTCGGGAAGATTCACCTCGTGGATGAGCGCACCGTGACGCTGGAAGTCGCCAGCGGCGTGCGCATCCGCGTGCTCAAGACGGCCATCAGCGCGAAGGGCATGGTGGCGGAAGCCGCGGCCTCGGCGGCGGCGGCCGCTGAGAAGAAGGAGGAGAAGTAA
- the tgt gene encoding tRNA guanosine(34) transglycosylase Tgt, with product MGEQQEVKQQGGKGDTRVEPGMVRFELLHEDASGTKARRGRLHTPHGPVETPIFMPVGTVGSVKGVGPDDLLTLDAQIILGNTYHLMLRPGEALVGELGGLHRFVSWNRPMLTDSGGFQVFSLSGKRKITEEGAAFQSHLDGARHFLTPERSIDIQETLGADVIMAFDECPPSTEDRAYLEASLARTTRWLHRCVKAWSRERSSLFGIVQGGLHEDLRKRHAEEVCAVDLPGYALGGYSVGEAPEAMHDGVAYSAPLLPRDKPRYLMGVGTPVDLVTCVEHGVDMFDCVLPTRCARNGLLFTSEGKVVIRNAAYARDPRPVDPACACYTCRNFSRAYLRHLFAAQELLAMRLNTIHNLHYFLGLMAEVRRAVAEDRFAAFARDFRARARAQEAERTRGR from the coding sequence ATGGGCGAGCAGCAGGAAGTGAAGCAGCAAGGTGGCAAGGGCGACACCCGCGTGGAGCCGGGGATGGTCCGCTTCGAGCTCCTCCACGAGGACGCGTCCGGAACGAAGGCCCGCCGGGGACGGCTGCACACCCCGCACGGCCCCGTGGAGACGCCCATCTTCATGCCCGTGGGCACCGTGGGCAGCGTCAAGGGCGTGGGGCCAGATGACCTGCTCACGCTGGACGCGCAGATCATCCTCGGCAACACCTACCACTTGATGTTGCGCCCCGGCGAGGCGCTGGTGGGGGAGCTGGGCGGCCTGCACCGCTTCGTGTCGTGGAACCGGCCCATGCTCACCGACAGCGGCGGCTTCCAGGTGTTCAGCCTGTCCGGGAAGCGCAAGATCACCGAGGAGGGCGCCGCCTTCCAGTCGCACCTGGACGGCGCGCGGCACTTCCTCACGCCCGAGCGCTCCATCGACATCCAGGAGACGCTGGGCGCCGACGTCATCATGGCCTTCGACGAGTGCCCGCCCTCCACCGAGGACCGGGCCTACCTGGAGGCCTCCCTGGCCCGCACCACGCGCTGGCTGCACCGGTGCGTGAAGGCCTGGAGCCGCGAGCGCTCGTCGCTGTTCGGCATCGTCCAGGGCGGCCTGCACGAGGATTTGCGCAAGCGCCACGCCGAGGAGGTGTGCGCGGTGGACCTCCCCGGCTACGCCCTGGGCGGCTACTCCGTGGGCGAGGCGCCGGAGGCCATGCACGACGGCGTGGCCTACTCGGCGCCCCTGCTGCCCCGCGACAAGCCGCGTTACCTGATGGGCGTGGGCACGCCCGTGGACCTGGTCACCTGCGTGGAGCACGGGGTGGACATGTTCGACTGCGTCCTGCCCACCCGGTGCGCGCGCAACGGCCTGCTCTTCACCTCGGAGGGCAAGGTCGTCATCCGGAACGCGGCCTACGCCCGGGACCCGCGGCCGGTGGACCCTGCGTGCGCCTGCTACACCTGCCGCAACTTCAGCAGGGCCTACCTCCGGCACCTCTTCGCCGCCCAGGAGCTGTTGGCCATGCGGCTCAACACGATTCACAACCTCCACTACTTCCTGGGACTGATGGCAGAAGTCCGGCGCGCGGTGGCAGAGGACCGGTTCGCCGCCTTTGCCCGGGATTTCCGTGCCCGCGCCAGGGCACAGGAGGCCGAACGGACCCGCGGTCGCTGA
- the secD gene encoding protein translocase subunit SecD: MDRGWWWKFGLIVAVTLGSIWFLIPTYYSLVVLDRDQRNNLAVLEERMPSWAPPAKYRLNLGLDLQGGIHMVMRVDTKTALQKRTERRAQQIVNYVNDKKLGEVTADTDPEKLEVTLTAKDPATMDAIQKEVLATFTDFKEVSRSGAALTLVQDESQANVFRTEAVDQAMLVIRRRIDKWGVAEVDVRKLGSDSIQISLPGRSNPEQAKELVGTTAQLEFRMVDDSNPQFFAQLLQATPPPEGSDITLTTEGGFPQLQAPTREAIISYTQDKVPENRVVLTECIANPVKKNECTSYRSYLLDRNVPLTGESLAGADANISQLNEPEVNISFDPAGAREFERLTEAGVGRRMAIVLDDNVQTAPNINEKISGGSARITMGRMGGRTFEEWLGEAQTLALVLKAGALPAPVTVGEIRQVGASLGDELIRKGGLAAVLGLGLVVLFMALYYKASGLIADIALLLNGLLILAGLAFFNATLTLPGIAGFVLTLGVAVDANVLINERIREELGHGKSARAAVDQGYDRAFWTIFDSHVTALISAFILFFTGTGPVRGFATTLIIGLLASLFTSITVTRVIMTYFVHGRNAKVVSV; this comes from the coding sequence ATGGACCGCGGCTGGTGGTGGAAGTTCGGACTCATCGTCGCGGTGACGCTGGGCTCCATCTGGTTCCTCATCCCGACGTACTACTCGCTCGTCGTGCTCGACCGGGACCAGCGCAACAACCTGGCGGTGCTCGAGGAGCGCATGCCGAGCTGGGCGCCCCCCGCGAAGTACCGCCTGAACCTGGGGCTGGACCTCCAGGGCGGCATCCACATGGTGATGCGGGTGGACACCAAGACGGCGCTCCAGAAGCGGACCGAGCGCCGCGCGCAGCAGATTGTCAACTACGTCAATGACAAGAAGCTGGGCGAGGTGACGGCGGACACGGACCCGGAGAAGCTCGAGGTCACCCTGACGGCCAAGGACCCGGCGACGATGGACGCCATCCAGAAGGAGGTCCTGGCCACCTTCACCGACTTCAAGGAAGTCAGCCGCAGCGGCGCCGCCCTGACGCTGGTGCAGGACGAGAGCCAGGCCAACGTCTTCCGCACCGAAGCGGTGGACCAGGCGATGCTCGTCATCCGCCGCCGTATCGACAAGTGGGGCGTGGCGGAAGTGGACGTGCGCAAGCTGGGCTCCGACTCCATCCAGATTTCGCTGCCGGGCCGCAGCAACCCGGAGCAGGCGAAGGAGCTGGTGGGCACCACCGCGCAGCTCGAGTTCCGGATGGTGGATGACTCCAACCCGCAGTTCTTCGCGCAGCTCCTGCAGGCCACCCCGCCGCCGGAGGGCAGCGACATCACCCTGACGACGGAGGGCGGCTTCCCGCAGCTCCAGGCCCCCACGCGCGAGGCCATCATCAGCTACACCCAGGACAAGGTGCCGGAGAACCGGGTGGTGCTCACCGAGTGCATCGCCAACCCGGTGAAGAAGAACGAGTGCACCTCGTACCGCTCCTACCTGCTGGACAGGAACGTGCCGCTGACCGGCGAGAGCCTGGCGGGCGCGGACGCGAACATCAGCCAGCTCAACGAGCCGGAGGTGAACATCTCCTTCGACCCCGCGGGCGCGCGTGAGTTCGAGCGGCTCACCGAGGCCGGTGTCGGCCGCCGCATGGCCATCGTGCTGGACGACAACGTCCAGACGGCGCCGAACATCAACGAGAAGATCAGCGGCGGCTCGGCGCGCATCACCATGGGCCGCATGGGCGGCCGCACCTTCGAGGAGTGGCTGGGCGAGGCCCAGACGCTGGCCCTGGTGCTGAAGGCGGGCGCGCTGCCGGCCCCGGTGACGGTGGGGGAGATTCGTCAGGTGGGCGCCAGCCTGGGTGACGAGCTCATCCGCAAGGGCGGCCTGGCGGCGGTGCTCGGCCTGGGCCTGGTCGTCCTCTTCATGGCGCTCTACTACAAGGCCTCCGGCCTCATCGCGGACATCGCGCTGCTGCTGAACGGCCTGCTCATCCTGGCGGGACTGGCCTTCTTCAACGCCACGCTGACGCTGCCGGGCATCGCCGGCTTCGTGCTGACGCTGGGCGTGGCGGTGGACGCCAACGTGCTCATCAACGAGCGCATCCGCGAGGAGCTGGGCCACGGAAAGTCGGCCCGGGCGGCGGTGGACCAGGGCTACGACCGGGCCTTCTGGACCATCTTCGACTCGCACGTGACGGCGCTCATCTCCGCCTTCATCCTGTTCTTCACGGGAACCGGGCCGGTGCGGGGCTTCGCCACCACGCTCATCATCGGCCTGCTGGCGTCGCTGTTCACGTCCATCACGGTGACGCGAGTCATCATGACCTACTTCGTCCACGGTCGTAACGCGAAGGTCGTCTCCGTCTGA
- the secF gene encoding protein translocase subunit SecF — protein sequence MQILKNKTNIDFISKRKPALFLSTLLNLAIIVGIAAFGFNFGVDFAGGTVVEVKFDHPVTAQEVRERAEKGGLPDVSVQNIGAADENTFLIRMGGVTQLNEESGAKGKEALEALGGVRNVYSDLANGIIRFRSEQPMDAAAVTKAVESAGIGVQEVRDLGEAQGGTGYDYQVVASGMADRVVAALGAGLEKPDFEQRRVDYVGPQVGKQLRNRGIMALLYSMVAILIYVAFRFDFKFGPGALVAMVHDVIMVSGYYLVSRREFNLTAIAALLTVVGYSVNDTIVIYDRIREDMAKFKGKPFAEVINIAINDTLGRTILTSGTTALSLIGLLIFGVGEIFDFAMAMLVGIVVGVYSTIYIASPLTIWLDERAAAKEARLRASGNVDHQQPNAA from the coding sequence ATGCAGATTCTCAAGAACAAGACGAACATCGACTTCATCAGCAAGCGCAAGCCCGCGCTGTTTCTCTCCACGCTGCTGAACCTGGCGATCATCGTCGGCATCGCCGCCTTCGGCTTCAACTTCGGCGTGGACTTCGCGGGTGGCACGGTGGTGGAGGTGAAGTTCGACCACCCCGTCACCGCCCAGGAGGTCCGTGAGCGCGCGGAGAAGGGCGGGCTGCCGGACGTCAGCGTGCAGAACATCGGCGCCGCGGATGAGAACACCTTCCTCATCCGCATGGGCGGCGTCACGCAGCTCAACGAGGAGAGCGGCGCCAAGGGCAAGGAGGCCCTGGAGGCGCTCGGCGGCGTGCGCAACGTCTACTCGGACCTGGCCAACGGCATCATCCGCTTCCGCTCGGAGCAGCCCATGGACGCCGCCGCCGTCACGAAGGCGGTGGAGTCGGCGGGCATCGGCGTGCAGGAAGTGCGTGACCTGGGCGAGGCCCAGGGCGGCACGGGCTACGACTACCAGGTGGTGGCCAGCGGCATGGCGGACCGCGTGGTCGCCGCGCTTGGCGCCGGGCTGGAGAAGCCGGACTTCGAGCAGCGCCGCGTGGACTACGTGGGCCCGCAGGTGGGCAAGCAGCTGCGCAACCGCGGCATCATGGCGCTGCTGTATTCCATGGTCGCCATCCTCATCTACGTGGCGTTCCGGTTCGACTTCAAGTTCGGTCCGGGCGCGCTCGTGGCCATGGTCCACGACGTCATCATGGTGTCGGGCTACTACCTGGTGAGCCGGCGCGAGTTCAACCTGACGGCCATCGCGGCGCTGCTGACGGTGGTGGGCTACTCCGTCAACGACACCATCGTCATCTACGACCGCATCCGCGAGGACATGGCCAAGTTCAAGGGCAAGCCCTTCGCGGAGGTCATCAACATCGCCATCAACGACACGCTGGGCCGCACCATCCTCACGTCCGGCACCACGGCGCTGTCGCTCATCGGCCTGCTCATCTTCGGCGTGGGCGAAATCTTCGACTTCGCCATGGCGATGCTGGTCGGCATCGTGGTCGGTGTGTACTCGACCATCTACATCGCCAGCCCGCTGACCATCTGGCTGGACGAGCGCGCCGCGGCGAAGGAAGCCCGTCTGCGCGCCAGCGGCAACGTGGACCACCAGCAGCCGAACGCGGCCTGA
- the recJ gene encoding single-stranded-DNA-specific exonuclease RecJ: MRWLLPDVVEQEVASLAGELSLHPLAAKVLLHRGYRTPESASAFLSDRLADLPDPFRMKGMPAGVDRLIRAIRSREKVTLYGDYDVDGVCSTSLLYLFMKELGAPPATYIPHRLDEGYGLNVNAVERIAAEGTRVLVTLDCGITSVAEITRARELGLDVLVVDHHTVPPTLPPAVAVLNPHQPGCEYPTKALCAAGVAFNFCMGLRKRLRDEGFFASRKEPNLRALMDLVALATVADVVPLTGANRILVSHGLQELSAARRPGVRALKEVAGLDPDASVTAGQVGFRLGPRINAAGRLHDASLGLQLLCSESPETARSLAAVLDRANAERQGIESSILTQALAQAESLKDARGLVLYDEGWHPGVIGIVASRVVERFYRPTVMVGVKDGVGKGSARSIEAFHLHDALSGCAELLTRFGGHKHAAGLTIDADRLPAFREAFEKIAHQRLTPEDLIPRCRVDAVVNPHELDAHAVESLQRLGPFGQGNPEPVLVLRRQVARPRVLQPKSGTGSGHLKLALMDAPELDAIGFNMADRATLVDGPVDLAFQAGFDTFRGQRKLSLRLKDLRVAA, translated from the coding sequence GTGCGGTGGTTGCTTCCAGATGTGGTCGAGCAGGAGGTGGCGTCCCTCGCGGGAGAGCTGTCACTGCACCCGCTCGCGGCGAAGGTGCTGCTGCACCGTGGCTACCGCACCCCGGAGTCCGCGTCGGCGTTCCTGTCCGACCGGCTCGCGGACCTGCCGGACCCGTTCCGGATGAAGGGGATGCCGGCGGGGGTGGACCGCCTCATCCGCGCGATTCGCTCGCGGGAGAAGGTGACGCTCTACGGCGACTACGACGTGGACGGCGTCTGCTCCACGTCGCTGCTCTACCTCTTCATGAAGGAGCTGGGCGCGCCGCCCGCCACGTACATCCCCCACCGGCTGGATGAGGGCTACGGCCTCAACGTCAACGCGGTGGAGCGCATCGCCGCGGAGGGCACGCGGGTGTTGGTGACGCTGGACTGCGGCATCACCTCGGTGGCGGAGATTACCCGCGCCAGGGAGCTGGGCCTGGACGTGCTGGTGGTGGACCACCACACGGTGCCGCCCACGCTGCCGCCCGCGGTGGCGGTGCTCAACCCGCACCAGCCCGGCTGCGAGTACCCGACGAAGGCGCTGTGCGCCGCGGGTGTGGCCTTCAACTTCTGCATGGGCCTCCGCAAGCGCCTGCGCGACGAGGGCTTCTTCGCCAGCCGCAAGGAGCCCAACCTGCGCGCCCTGATGGACCTGGTGGCGCTGGCCACGGTGGCGGACGTGGTGCCGCTCACCGGCGCCAACCGCATCCTGGTGTCCCACGGCCTCCAGGAGCTGAGCGCGGCCCGCCGTCCGGGCGTGCGCGCCTTGAAGGAGGTGGCGGGCCTGGATCCGGACGCCTCCGTCACCGCGGGCCAGGTGGGCTTCCGCCTGGGGCCCCGCATCAACGCGGCGGGCCGGCTCCATGACGCCTCGCTGGGGCTCCAGTTGCTGTGCTCGGAGTCGCCAGAGACGGCGCGCTCGCTGGCCGCGGTGTTGGACCGCGCCAACGCGGAGCGCCAGGGCATCGAGAGCAGCATCCTCACGCAGGCGCTGGCCCAGGCGGAGTCGCTGAAGGACGCGCGCGGCCTGGTGCTGTACGACGAGGGCTGGCACCCGGGCGTCATCGGCATCGTCGCCTCGCGCGTGGTGGAGCGCTTCTACCGGCCCACCGTCATGGTGGGGGTGAAGGACGGCGTGGGGAAGGGCTCGGCGCGCAGCATCGAGGCCTTCCACCTGCACGACGCGCTCAGTGGCTGCGCGGAGCTGCTGACGCGCTTCGGCGGCCACAAGCACGCCGCGGGGCTCACCATCGACGCGGACCGGCTGCCCGCCTTCCGGGAGGCCTTCGAGAAGATTGCCCACCAGCGCCTGACGCCGGAGGACCTGATTCCGCGCTGCCGCGTGGACGCGGTGGTGAACCCCCACGAACTGGACGCGCACGCCGTGGAGTCGCTCCAGCGGCTGGGGCCCTTCGGCCAGGGCAACCCGGAGCCCGTGCTGGTGCTGCGCCGGCAGGTGGCCCGCCCGCGCGTGCTGCAGCCCAAGTCCGGCACCGGCAGCGGACACCTCAAGCTGGCCCTGATGGACGCGCCGGAGCTGGACGCCATTGGCTTCAACATGGCGGACCGGGCCACGCTGGTGGATGGCCCGGTGGACCTGGCCTTCCAGGCCGGCTTCGACACCTTCCGAGGCCAGCGCAAGCTGTCCCTGCGGCTCAAGGACCTGCGCGTGGCCGCCTAG